In Enterocloster clostridioformis, one genomic interval encodes:
- a CDS encoding response regulator transcription factor, whose protein sequence is MLSLICTSLEATGYEVASFQDGDMASESLVKNHDYGLAVVDIMLPGKDGFALLPELKSYGVPVIFLTARGELSDKVKGLTGGAEDYMVKPFEMLELLVRIDKILKRFQQEEPEIHIKDIVIDPEKRTVTREGQEISLKPMEFDCLMMLAHNRNKALTRKQLLTVLWLLFRGHLNSNL, encoded by the coding sequence ATTTTATCACTGATTTGTACAAGCTTAGAAGCGACCGGATATGAAGTGGCTTCTTTTCAGGACGGAGATATGGCAAGTGAATCGCTTGTTAAGAACCACGATTATGGATTGGCAGTTGTGGACATCATGCTGCCGGGAAAGGACGGTTTTGCCCTTCTTCCGGAACTTAAAAGCTATGGAGTGCCTGTTATCTTCCTTACAGCAAGAGGTGAACTGTCAGATAAGGTCAAAGGGCTGACAGGCGGCGCAGAGGACTATATGGTAAAGCCTTTTGAAATGCTGGAATTGCTGGTTCGTATCGACAAGATACTAAAACGCTTTCAACAGGAGGAACCGGAGATCCACATTAAGGATATCGTCATTGACCCGGAAAAAAGAACTGTAACGAGAGAAGGACAGGAAATCAGCTTAAAACCAATGGAATTCGACTGCCTGATGATGCTTGCACACAACAGGAATAAGGCATTAACCAGAAAACAGCTCCTGACCGTGCTTTGGTTACTGTTCAGAGGGCATCTGAACAGTAACCTTTAA
- a CDS encoding S8 family peptidase, translating to MAECPINSASETIADFIYRYGSQQQFPGNSEDIFCMDFVSTDFSIIYTPLDTVEPISLSKFTYYSIPGLYTLLDSSSMDASGILATHASPALSNQGRGVIIGIIDTGIDYTNPLFRNQDGTTRILSIWDQSLPEDKSLLPAGVPNRYNASGATYGTEYTREQINEALESDNPLTVVPSTDTNGHGTFLAGIAAGGVLPNQDFTGAAPECELVIVKLKPAKQYLRDFYLVSNDADAYQENDIMMGIKYLRVEAYSQRKPLVVLLGIGSNLGSHEGTSPLNVMIQDISRNLGMATVIAAGNETGRGHHYMGSVPMGEESVDVEIRVGNAESQRGFVVELWAATADTYSVGFVSPSGESIGRIPIIGRNETSIGFLLEPTVITVNYQLIETGAGKQLVFIRFEAPTNGIWRIRVYNTQYLTGQFNMWLPAHNLISDETVFLTPSPYTTITLPGDSTSPITVGAYNHLNNSIYIHSGRGYTIGGVIKPDLAAPGVNVSGPSIGRRNQDSIPMTTRTGTSVAAAHVAGAVANLLSWGIIEGHNMAMSEATIKAFLIRGAKRNPALSYPNREWGYGALDLYETFLRLREIR from the coding sequence ATGGCGGAATGCCCTATTAACTCAGCTTCAGAGACCATTGCTGACTTTATCTACCGTTATGGAAGCCAGCAGCAATTTCCTGGTAATTCGGAAGATATTTTCTGCATGGACTTTGTAAGCACTGATTTCAGTATTATATATACCCCGCTAGATACAGTAGAACCCATATCACTAAGCAAGTTTACCTATTACAGTATCCCTGGACTGTACACACTGTTAGATAGTTCCAGCATGGACGCTTCCGGTATTTTAGCAACCCATGCATCACCTGCCCTGAGCAATCAAGGCAGAGGTGTTATAATCGGCATCATAGACACGGGAATTGACTATACCAATCCTCTTTTTCGCAATCAGGATGGAACTACCAGAATCTTGAGTATTTGGGATCAGAGCCTTCCGGAAGATAAAAGCCTCCTTCCTGCCGGCGTACCTAACCGCTATAATGCCAGCGGGGCAACCTATGGCACAGAGTACACGCGGGAGCAGATTAACGAGGCACTGGAATCTGATAATCCTCTTACCGTGGTGCCTTCTACCGATACCAACGGACATGGAACCTTTCTGGCGGGTATCGCTGCCGGAGGAGTCCTGCCTAATCAGGATTTTACAGGAGCTGCCCCGGAATGTGAACTGGTAATCGTCAAATTAAAACCAGCCAAACAATATCTGCGCGATTTCTATCTTGTCAGTAATGACGCTGATGCTTATCAGGAGAATGATATTATGATGGGCATTAAGTACCTGCGCGTGGAGGCATACAGCCAGAGAAAGCCTCTGGTCGTTCTGCTGGGAATCGGCTCCAATCTGGGCAGCCATGAGGGAACGTCCCCGCTTAATGTGATGATTCAAGATATCAGCCGAAATTTAGGAATGGCTACGGTAATTGCCGCAGGCAATGAGACTGGCCGGGGTCATCACTATATGGGTTCTGTACCCATGGGGGAAGAGTCCGTTGATGTGGAAATCCGAGTCGGGAATGCGGAATCCCAGCGTGGATTTGTAGTAGAACTCTGGGCCGCCACCGCTGATACATATTCCGTTGGATTTGTATCTCCCAGTGGTGAATCCATAGGCCGCATTCCTATCATAGGAAGAAATGAAACCTCTATTGGGTTCCTCTTAGAACCCACGGTCATTACAGTTAATTACCAGCTGATTGAGACAGGCGCAGGCAAACAGCTTGTTTTTATCCGTTTTGAAGCCCCAACAAATGGAATTTGGAGAATACGCGTGTATAATACCCAGTATCTCACAGGGCAATTTAATATGTGGCTTCCGGCCCATAACCTGATTTCCGATGAAACCGTGTTTCTGACTCCCAGCCCATATACGACCATAACCCTCCCGGGAGATTCTACCTCTCCAATCACAGTAGGCGCCTACAATCATTTAAATAACAGCATCTACATTCATTCCGGCCGTGGATATACAATAGGCGGAGTAATTAAACCGGATTTGGCGGCCCCTGGGGTTAATGTAAGCGGGCCATCGATAGGGCGCAGGAACCAAGACTCCATTCCCATGACTACCCGAACAGGAACCTCGGTTGCGGCCGCCCATGTTGCTGGTGCAGTCGCTAATCTTTTAAGCTGGGGCATTATAGAAGGACATAACATGGCGATGAGCGAAGCCACCATCAAAGCATTTTTAATAAGAGGAGCAAAACGAAATCCAGCACTATCATATCCCAACAGGGAATGGGGATATGGGGCTCTGGATTTATATGAAACTTTTTTACGGTTAAGGGAAATAAGATGA
- a CDS encoding carbohydrate ABC transporter permease, with translation MGRKDKNADDQQMEVSRFTGMMMTIFFAVLSLAFLFPIFLVFMNAFKSKLYISDAPFRFPVAEAYVGLGNYIEGVRKTGFFMAFGRSLFITVCSVAVIVLFTSMTAWYITRVKTKFYSVLYYVFVFAMIVPFQMVMFTMSKTANDLYLNSIYGLILLYLGFGAGQAVFLFCGFVKAIPLEIEEAAMIDGCSPVQTYFHVVFPMLRPTAVTVAILNAMWIWNDYLLPSLILPQEKGTIPMVIQNLKGGYGSIDMGAMMAMLVLAIVPIIIFYLSCQKYIIKGVAAGAVKG, from the coding sequence ATGGGAAGGAAAGATAAAAATGCAGATGACCAGCAGATGGAGGTCAGCAGATTTACAGGCATGATGATGACGATATTCTTTGCAGTACTTTCTCTTGCATTTCTGTTTCCCATATTCCTGGTTTTCATGAATGCTTTTAAGAGTAAGCTCTATATCAGCGACGCCCCGTTCCGGTTCCCGGTGGCAGAAGCCTATGTGGGCCTTGGCAACTATATTGAAGGGGTGAGGAAGACGGGATTTTTCATGGCGTTTGGGCGTTCCCTGTTTATCACGGTATGCTCCGTGGCGGTAATCGTACTGTTCACCTCCATGACCGCATGGTATATTACCAGGGTTAAAACAAAGTTTTACAGCGTTCTCTATTATGTTTTTGTGTTTGCCATGATTGTGCCGTTCCAGATGGTCATGTTCACCATGTCGAAGACGGCCAATGACTTATATCTGAATTCCATCTATGGACTTATACTTTTGTATCTGGGATTCGGCGCAGGGCAGGCGGTATTCCTGTTTTGCGGGTTTGTGAAGGCGATTCCGCTGGAGATTGAAGAGGCGGCCATGATTGACGGCTGTTCTCCTGTCCAGACTTATTTTCATGTGGTATTTCCGATGCTCCGGCCGACTGCTGTCACGGTTGCAATCTTAAATGCCATGTGGATATGGAATGACTATCTGCTTCCGAGCCTGATTCTTCCCCAGGAAAAAGGCACCATACCCATGGTTATCCAGAATCTTAAGGGCGGTTACGGTTCCATTGACATGGGAGCCATGATGGCCATGCTGGTCCTGGCAATTGTGCCAATCATTATTTTCTATTTAAGCTGCCAGAAATACATCATCAAGGGTGTGGCTGCCGGCGCAGTAAAGGGATAG
- a CDS encoding helix-turn-helix domain-containing protein: protein MKNLKKLRNSRHLSQFKLAELFHISQQSVWKYENDLAQPDLELIIAFANFFNTSIDYLVGNTNNPRKYETLSETELNEDELAHLRLYRASAPEVRKLSEQMMQLYFDMQKGSEKE from the coding sequence ATGAAAAATCTAAAAAAGCTACGGAATAGCAGGCATCTGAGCCAGTTTAAGCTTGCAGAACTTTTCCATATCAGCCAACAGTCTGTTTGGAAATATGAAAATGACCTGGCACAGCCTGATCTGGAACTAATCATTGCATTTGCTAACTTTTTCAATACATCTATTGATTATCTTGTGGGAAATACGAATAATCCAAGAAAGTATGAAACCCTGTCTGAAACAGAGCTAAATGAAGATGAACTGGCACACTTACGTTTATATCGTGCTTCTGCTCCAGAGGTAAGAAAGCTGTCAGAACAAATGATGCAGCTATACTTTGATATGCAGAAAGGTTCTGAAAAAGAGTAA
- the malQ gene encoding 4-alpha-glucanotransferase, which yields MRECGMLLPVASLPSKYGIGAFSKEAYGFIDTLKKAGQHYWQILPLGPTSYGDSPYQSFSAFAGNPYFINLDRLVEEGLLTEAECTAADFGDNPRKIDFGKLYLNRFPLLRRAYGRWKEKGHTAAEAKGRLWPETVEYCFYMAVKNRYEGRTWTLWDKDIRLRKQEAMEALQHELADETGFYAFLQMKFEEQWSALKSYANEKGIRIIGDIPIYVALDSADTWYHPELFQLDEDRNPVAVAGCPPDGFSATGQLWGNPLYLWEYHGETGYEWWMRRMEYSFRMYDVVRVDHFRGFDEYYSIPAGSQTAVHGTWRKGPGMDIFRKMQEKFGKLNIIAEDLGFLTPSVLELVKDTGFPGMKVLEFAFDSREESDYLPHNYTSNCVVYTGTHDNNTIRGWYGEMSEEDRQLSVDYMNNPHTPVEEIHWDFVRLALSSVAKLAVIPVQDYLGLGGDARINTPSTLGENWRWRMMPGEITDEIVVKCRKMAKLYGRG from the coding sequence ATGCGGGAATGTGGTATGTTGCTTCCGGTTGCCAGTCTGCCGTCCAAGTACGGAATCGGAGCGTTTTCTAAAGAGGCATATGGATTTATTGATACATTAAAGAAGGCGGGGCAGCATTACTGGCAGATTCTGCCTCTGGGGCCAACCAGCTACGGGGATTCCCCCTATCAGTCATTTTCAGCTTTCGCGGGCAATCCGTATTTTATCAATCTGGACAGACTGGTGGAAGAAGGTCTCTTAACAGAAGCAGAGTGTACTGCTGCCGATTTCGGTGACAATCCCAGGAAGATTGATTTTGGGAAATTGTATTTAAACCGTTTTCCATTGCTTCGCAGGGCATATGGACGGTGGAAGGAGAAGGGGCATACGGCGGCAGAGGCCAAAGGAAGACTTTGGCCTGAGACGGTGGAGTACTGCTTTTATATGGCGGTTAAGAACCGATATGAGGGCAGGACCTGGACACTGTGGGATAAGGATATCCGTCTCCGGAAGCAGGAGGCCATGGAGGCGCTTCAGCATGAACTGGCGGATGAGACCGGCTTTTACGCGTTCCTCCAGATGAAATTTGAAGAGCAGTGGAGCGCGCTTAAGTCCTATGCCAATGAAAAGGGAATCCGCATCATTGGGGATATCCCCATCTATGTGGCGCTGGACAGCGCCGACACATGGTACCATCCGGAGCTGTTCCAGCTGGATGAGGACAGGAATCCGGTGGCGGTGGCGGGCTGCCCTCCCGACGGTTTTTCCGCCACGGGACAGCTGTGGGGCAATCCGCTGTACCTCTGGGAGTATCATGGGGAGACCGGATATGAATGGTGGATGCGGCGTATGGAATATAGCTTCCGCATGTACGATGTGGTGCGTGTGGACCATTTCCGTGGCTTTGACGAATACTATTCCATACCGGCAGGAAGCCAGACGGCGGTTCACGGAACCTGGAGAAAAGGCCCTGGCATGGATATTTTCCGAAAAATGCAGGAAAAGTTTGGAAAACTTAATATTATTGCGGAAGACCTTGGATTTTTGACCCCATCTGTGCTAGAATTAGTAAAAGATACAGGATTCCCGGGAATGAAGGTGCTGGAGTTTGCCTTTGATTCCAGGGAGGAAAGTGATTATCTGCCCCATAACTACACTTCTAACTGCGTGGTTTACACAGGAACCCATGATAATAATACCATCAGGGGATGGTATGGGGAGATGAGTGAGGAAGACAGACAGCTTTCCGTGGATTATATGAATAATCCGCATACGCCTGTAGAGGAAATCCATTGGGATTTCGTGCGCCTTGCACTGTCAAGCGTGGCAAAGCTGGCGGTTATTCCGGTCCAGGATTATTTAGGTCTTGGCGGAGATGCCCGGATCAATACGCCATCCACGCTGGGAGAAAACTGGAGATGGCGCATGATGCCCGGGGAAATAACTGATGAGATTGTTGTAAAGTGCAGGAAGATGGCAAAGCTTTACGGCAGAGGATGA
- a CDS encoding Uma2 family endonuclease, with protein sequence MPLLNRQYYTIADIYALPEGKRAELIEGEIFDMAPPSRKHQEIVAFFTKTIGNYIDKNKGNCKVYPAPFAVFLKTDDNSEDYENYVEPDISVICDSSKLNDKGCKGAPDWIVEIVSPSSRSMDYYLKLSLYQMNGVREYWIVDTERKIVIVYDFENLSPAALYRFDSTIKTHVFHDLEISFSSIVLD encoded by the coding sequence ATGCCATTATTAAATCGGCAATATTATACGATAGCGGATATTTATGCATTGCCAGAAGGAAAGCGAGCCGAATTAATTGAAGGTGAGATTTTTGATATGGCGCCACCAAGTCGAAAGCATCAAGAAATCGTCGCGTTTTTTACAAAGACAATTGGCAATTATATAGACAAAAATAAAGGGAACTGTAAAGTGTATCCGGCACCGTTTGCAGTTTTTTTAAAAACGGATGACAATAGCGAGGATTATGAAAATTATGTAGAGCCTGACATAAGCGTTATCTGCGATTCCAGTAAACTTAATGATAAAGGTTGTAAAGGTGCTCCTGACTGGATTGTTGAAATTGTATCCCCGTCCAGCCGGAGCATGGATTATTATCTAAAACTTTCTCTGTATCAAATGAATGGTGTTAGAGAATATTGGATAGTGGATACAGAACGAAAAATTGTTATTGTCTATGATTTTGAAAATTTGTCACCAGCCGCCCTTTATCGGTTTGACAGTACGATAAAGACACATGTGTTCCATGACTTGGAAATAAGCTTCAGTAGTATAGTGCTTGACTAA
- a CDS encoding carbohydrate ABC transporter permease: protein MQKSMKRYFPIFVLPTLIAFIIAFLYPFIIGIYLSFTEFTTVRDAAWVGINNYKKIFSDQNFINALLFTVKFTIVSVVTINVLGFLMAYALTRGIKGTNLFRTVFFMPNLIGGIVLGYIWQLLLNGILMKFGVTLSFDARYGFWGLVMLMNWQLIGYMMIIYIAGLQNVSPDLIEAAKIDGATKTQALRRITIPMVMPSFTICLFLTLTNSFKLFDQNLALTAGGPGRQTSMLALDIYSTFYGRVGWEGVGQAKAVVFFIMVAVIALTQLYITRRKEVEN, encoded by the coding sequence ATGCAAAAATCAATGAAACGATATTTTCCGATTTTTGTGCTGCCAACGCTGATTGCGTTTATCATTGCATTCCTGTATCCGTTTATCATTGGTATCTATCTGTCTTTTACAGAATTTACTACGGTAAGGGATGCCGCGTGGGTGGGCATAAATAATTATAAAAAGATATTTTCAGACCAGAACTTTATAAATGCCCTGTTATTTACCGTGAAGTTTACCATAGTATCCGTTGTTACAATCAATGTGCTTGGGTTTTTGATGGCCTATGCCCTGACAAGAGGAATCAAGGGGACAAATCTGTTCAGAACCGTTTTCTTCATGCCTAACTTAATCGGCGGCATTGTCCTGGGCTATATCTGGCAGCTTTTGTTAAACGGAATCCTGATGAAGTTCGGAGTTACCCTGTCATTTGATGCCAGATATGGTTTCTGGGGCCTGGTCATGTTGATGAACTGGCAGCTGATTGGATATATGATGATTATCTATATTGCCGGTCTCCAGAACGTTTCACCGGATCTTATTGAGGCGGCTAAGATTGACGGAGCTACGAAGACACAGGCACTGCGCCGGATTACGATCCCGATGGTGATGCCGTCCTTTACAATCTGTCTTTTCTTAACCCTGACAAATTCCTTTAAGCTGTTTGACCAGAACCTGGCCCTGACGGCGGGAGGTCCGGGAAGGCAGACCAGTATGCTGGCGCTGGATATTTACAGTACATTTTACGGCAGGGTGGGCTGGGAAGGCGTGGGTCAGGCAAAAGCAGTTGTATTTTTCATCATGGTGGCGGTCATTGCCCTGACACAGCTTTATATAACAAGGCGTAAGGAGGTGGAAAACTGA
- a CDS encoding LacI family DNA-binding transcriptional regulator: MESINIKDVARICGVGVSTVSRAINNHPDINPETKDMIMQVVKEHNYIPNNSARNLKRTDSKAIAVLIKGISNPFFSKMIRIFEKEIHKKKYSFIMQHVDAGEDEVDVALELIKEKKPRGIVFLGGFFSHSKEKLEQLAVPFVLSTIGMTDSLEESPFYSWVSVDDFAESYKMTDYLCKLGHKRILILAATKDDESIGRLRLEGYRKALKDNGIELDEDLCVFSGVGRDCYTMDYGFMAMSRILEEKKTDFTAVYAISDSIAIGACKAITEYGMKIPEDYSVAGFDGLDIAHYYNPTLTTIRQPVEEMAEATIKILFDVVSNHADHQKRVFKAELMEGESTRNVK, translated from the coding sequence ATGGAATCGATTAATATTAAAGACGTAGCCAGAATCTGCGGAGTGGGCGTAAGTACGGTGTCACGGGCCATTAACAATCATCCGGATATCAATCCGGAGACAAAGGATATGATTATGCAGGTGGTTAAGGAGCATAATTATATTCCTAACAATAGCGCCCGCAATTTAAAACGCACTGATTCAAAGGCTATCGCGGTTTTAATCAAGGGAATCAGCAATCCCTTTTTCAGCAAGATGATCCGGATTTTTGAAAAGGAAATTCATAAGAAGAAGTACTCTTTTATCATGCAGCATGTGGATGCCGGTGAAGATGAAGTGGATGTGGCCCTTGAACTGATTAAGGAGAAGAAACCAAGGGGAATTGTATTCCTGGGTGGGTTCTTCTCACACAGTAAGGAGAAGCTGGAGCAGCTGGCGGTCCCCTTTGTGCTCAGTACCATTGGGATGACGGATTCACTGGAAGAATCGCCGTTTTATTCCTGGGTTTCTGTGGATGATTTTGCGGAAAGCTATAAGATGACGGACTACTTGTGTAAGCTTGGTCATAAGAGGATTTTAATCCTGGCAGCTACCAAGGATGATGAGAGTATCGGCAGGCTGCGTCTGGAAGGATACCGCAAGGCCCTTAAGGACAACGGAATCGAACTGGATGAAGATCTCTGTGTTTTTTCAGGGGTGGGAAGGGACTGTTACACCATGGATTACGGCTTTATGGCCATGAGCCGGATCCTGGAAGAAAAAAAGACGGATTTTACAGCTGTGTATGCCATATCAGACAGTATCGCCATCGGCGCCTGCAAGGCCATCACGGAATACGGCATGAAGATACCCGAAGACTATTCGGTGGCTGGATTTGACGGACTTGACATTGCGCATTACTATAATCCGACGCTGACTACCATAAGGCAGCCCGTGGAGGAGATGGCGGAAGCCACCATTAAGATACTGTTTGACGTGGTAAGCAATCATGCGGACCATCAGAAGCGGGTGTTTAAGGCGGAGTTAATGGAGGGTGAGTCAACCCGGAACGTAAAATAG